The Streptomyces sp. V4I8 genome includes the window ACGACCCGAAAGGACGGCCGATCACCATGACCCAGCGTTCGCACACGCTCGGAGTCGCAGTCATCGGTACCGGAAAGATGGGCGCCGACCATGTGCGCCGCATCCAGGAGGTCACCAGCGGGGCACGGGTGACCGCCGTCGTGGACGTCGACGCGGAACGCGCCAAATCGGTCGCGGCCCGCGTCGACGGCTGCACCGCGCACACCGACCCGGCCGCCGCGATGGCGGCGGCCGATGTCGACGCGGTGATCGTCGCCTCGCCGGGCCCCGCCCACGAGGCGGCCCTCCTCACCGCCTTCGAGCACGACCTGCCGGTGCTGTGCGAAAAGCCGCTCACCCCCGACGCGGCCTCCGCGCTGCGGGTGCTGGAGGCGGAGCAGAAGCTGGGCCGGCGCCGCGTCCAGGTGGGCTTCATGCGGCGTTACGACGCCGAGTACATGAAGCTCAAGGCCCTGCTGGAGACAGGCCAGTTGGGCCGCCCCCTGATGCTGCACAACCGGCACCGCAATGTCGCCAGCCCGCCCGGCTGGACGTCCGAGATGCTCATCAACGACTCGGTGACGCACGAGATGGACGTGACGCGCTGGCTGCTCGGCCACGAGATCACGGCCGTCACCGTGCACGCGCCGACGCCGTCCGGCAACGCGCCCGACGCCATCCGGGACCCGCAGTTCGTGGTCTTCGAGACCGACGGCGGCGCCATCGTCGACGTCGAGATCTTCGTCAACTGCGGCTTCGGCTACCAGGTCCAGGCCGAGGTCGTCTGCGAACGCGGCACCGCCCGCGTCGGCGACGGCCACGCCATGGTCACCCACGCGGCCGGCCGCTGGGGCGGCATCATCGCCCAGGACTACATCGAGCGGTTCGCCGACGCCTACGACCGTGAGGTCCAGGCCTGGGTGGACGCCACCCGGCGCGGCGAGGTCACCGGCCCCAGCGCGTGGGACGGGTACGCCGTGGCCGCGGTGTGCGAGGCGGGCGTACGGGCGCTGGAGGAGGGCGGCCGGGTCGCGGTGGACCTGGTCGACCGGCCGGCGCTGTACGTCTGACGACGGGCTGTACGTCTGATGACGAGCTGAAGGGCCGGGGAGTTTCCCCCGGCCCTCCTTCGTGCTCCGTTCGTGCTCCGCGTCCTGCTCTGCCCTCAGCCCGCGAGGGCCGTACGCGGTCGCGGCTCGAACCCCGCCGCGCGGTAGGACTCGTCGATCAGCGACATGGTCGCCAGGGCGTCGTCCGCGTCCAGCGCGAGCGGAGCGTCCCGGCGTATGTGGGCGGCCAGCGCCTCCAGCTGGTAGGTGTACGACGAGCGCGTGCCGAGCCGCTCCGTCCGCTCGCCGTCCGCCGTACGCACCACGACCCGGTCGTCGTGGTGCGGCAGCACGAAGTTCGGCGCGAGCGCCTCACCGGCCGAGCCCACGATCCGGCAGCTCATCTCCAGTTCGTCGTACGCCATGTGGCAGCGCGCGGACGCGGTCGCCCCGCCCGGGAACTCCAGCTCGGCGTCCAGCCATTCGTCGACGCCGGGCGCGCCCACCCGTTCCCCGCCGCGCGCGGAGACGAGTCGCGGCGCACCGCCCACCCACGGCGCGAGCATCCGCACCGCGTGCAGGCTGTAGCAGCCGAGGTCCATCAGCGCGCCGCCCGCGAGTGGCAGCGACCAGCGCGGGTCCCAGTCGCCGGGCGCCGGAATGGCGACCAGAGTCTCCACCCGCCGCAGCTCGCCCAGTTCACCGCTTTCGATGATCTCGTGCAGGCGCCGCGTGACCGGGTGGAAGAGGTAGTGGAAGGCCTCCATGAAGACCGTCCCGGCCTTGGCCGCCGCCTCCCGCACCTCGGCCGCCTCCTCGGCGTTGCTCGCCGACGGCTTCTCCGTCAGGACGTGCTTGCCGGCCGCGAGCGCGGCGAGGTTCCACGGCCCGTGCAGACCGTTGGCGAGCGGGTTGTAGACGACCTCCACCTCGGGATCGGCGAGCAGGTCGGCGTACGAGTCCACCACCCGCTCCACGTCGTGCTCGACGGCGAACGCCTCGGCGCGGGACCGGTCGCGCGCGGCCACCGCCACGAGGCGGTGGCCGGTGGTCCGGGCCGGGCCGACGAGGGACAGTTCGGTGATGCGTGCCGCGCCCAGTACTCCGATGCGCAGTGGTTCCCGGCCCGAGTCGTTCATCCCTGCCGTACCTCCTCGATCGTCACCGGACGGTGCTCGCGCAGCGACAGTGTGCACGCGTCGGCGATCCAGCCGGCCTCCAGGGCGTCCTCGATGGTGCAGGGGGAGGGCCGTGTGCCGGCCACGACCTCGGTGAACGCGGTGAGTTCGGCGCGGTAGGCGGCGGTGAAGCGGTCCATGAAGAAGTCGTGCGGGGTGCCCGCCGGGAACGTCACGCCGGGCTCGACGGAGCGCAGCGGCAGCTTGTCCTCCAGGCCGACCGCGATGGAGTCGGTGAAGCCGTGGATCTCCATGCGGACGTCGTAACCCCGGGCGTTGTGGCGGGAGTTGGAGACCACCGCGATGGTGCCGTCGTCGAGGGTGAGGATCGCGCCGGTGGTGTCGGCGTCGCCCGCCTCCTTGATGTAGTCGGCGCCCCTGTTGCCGCCGACGGCGTACACCTCGGTCACCTCACGGCCGGTCACCCAGCGGATGATGTCGAAGTCGTGCACCGAACAGTCCCGGAAGATGCCACCGGAGGCGGCGATGTAGGCGGCCGGCGGCGGCGCCGGGTCCAGGGTGGTCGAGCGGACGGTGTGCAGCTTGCCGAGCTCGCCGCTCTGCACGGCGGCGCGGGCGTTGACGAACCCGGTGTCGAAGCGGCGGTTGTAGCCGATCTGGATCGGCACGTCCGTGCCCTGGACGGCCTTCAGTACCTGGACGCCCTCGCTCATGGTCTTGGCGACGGGCTTCTCGCAGAAGACGGGGATGCCGGCCTCGACCCCGGCCAGGATCAGCGCGGGGTGGGCGTCGGTCGCGGCGGCGACGACGATGCCGTCCACGCCGGCGGCCAGCAGGGCCTCGGGCGAGTCCACGACCTCGGCACCGAACCGCTCCGCGGCGGCTTTGGCGGCGTCCGCGAACGGGTCGGTGACGACGAGGGAGTCGACCGCGTCGAGTCCGGAGAGGGTCTCGGCGTGGAAGGCGCCGATGCGGCCGAGGCCGAGAATTCCAATGCGCATGAGCTCCGCTGCTTTCCTGTGTGTGGTTGCTGTCCGTTGCTGGGGCTCCGCCCCAGACCCCGATCGCCCTTCGGGCTCGTCCTCAAGCGCCGGACGGGCTGGTTCAGTCCAGGCCGCCCAAGACGTTCTGGTCCCAGTCGATCACCGATCCCGTCACTACCCCGGACCGGTCCGAGAGCAGGAAGACCACGAAGTCGGCGATTTCGTCCGGCTGGCCGAGCTTGCCCATCGGGAGCTTCGCGGCGGCCTGCTCCCGCCAGTCGTCCGCGGCTCCGTGGAAGGTCTTCTGCGTCGCGTCCTCCCCCTCCGTGGCCGTCCAGCCGATGTTCAGTCCGTTGATCCGGACCCGGTCCCAGCGGTGGGCGTGTGCGGCGTTGCGGGTCAGGCCGATGAGGCCGGCCTTGGCGGAGACATACGGGGCGAGGAACGGCTGACCGCCGTGCGCCGAGGACGTGATGATGTTGACGATCGTGCCGGGGGCCTTGCGCGCGACCATGTCGGAGACGGCGGCCTGCATGGCGAAGAACGGCGCCTTGAGGTTGATGGCGATGTGCTGGTCGAACAGTTCGGGCGTGGTGTCGAGCAGGGTGCCCCGGGACGTCAGCCCCGCCGAGTTGACCAGGCAGTCGATCCGGCCGTACGCGTCGACGACCTCGGCGACGGAGGCCTTCGCCTGCTCGGCGTCCGACAGGTCGGCCTGTACGAACATGGCCTTGCCGCCGTCGGCGGCCAGTTCGGCCACCAGCGCCTCACCGGGTTCCGGGCGGCGTCCGGTGACGGCGACGACCGCACCCTCGCGGACGGCCGCCCGTGCGATGGCGGCGCCGACCCCCTGGCTGCCTCCGTTGACGAGGACCACCTTGTGGTCGAGAAGTCCCATGTCTTTCCGGGTCCTTTCGGTTCTGGTCAGCTCTGGCGCCGCTCGGCGCCGGCCCGCAGTCCGTCCCGCAGGGCCTCGGGGGTCCATGTCTCGCGCAACGCGCGCCGGATGACGTCCGCCTGCGAGGGCGGGGCCAGCCCGGCCACCGGCGGGTCGCTGTCGAGGTTGGTGGGGAAGGGGTAGCCCTCGGCGCTCGCGGCGATCACGTTCGCCGTCCACGCCTCGCCCGCGCCCTCGCTCTGCCGCCCCAGCAGCACGGGGTACACGGCGTTGGCGACGGCCTCGCGGTCCACGGTCTCCATGGCCCGCCCGAACGCGGAGGACACCTGGAGCAGGTTCGCCATGCGTCGGATGTCCGCCGACCGGTTGGTGCCGGCCGCGTGGAAGAGCGCCGGGTTGAAGAAGGCCGCGTCGCCCTTGGCGAGGGGAAGCTGGACGTGGTGGTCCTCGAAGTACGCCTGGAACTCCGGGAGCCGCCACGCCAGATAGCCGGGCTCGTACCGCTGCGAGTACGGCAGGTACATCGTCGGCCCGGACTCCACCGGCATGTCGCAGTGCGCGACGGCGCCCTGGAGGGTGAGCACGGGGGAGAGGACGTGGACATGGGCCGGGTAGGCGGCGGCCACCTCGTTGGAGAGGAAGCCCAGGTGGTAGTCGCGGTGCACGGTCTGTGCCGCGCCGCCCGGGTTGACCACGTTCACCTGTGAGGTCACCTGGTAGCCGGGCCCGAGCCAGGCGGCCGAGACCAGGGCCAGGATGTCGTTGGCGTAGTAGTCGGCGAACGCCTCGGGGTCGTAGAGGGCCGCCTTCTCCAGCGCGTTCCAGACCCGGTCGTTGGCGCCCGGCTTGGCGAAGTGGTCGCCGGCGTCGGCGCCCGAGGCGCGCTGCTCGGCGATCAGGGCGTCGAACACGGTGCTGAGCCGGTCGACGGTCCCCGGGTCCGGGAAGGCGCGCTGGAAGACCACGATGCCCGGCCCCTCGGTGAGGGCGCGGACCAGTTCGGCCCGTACCGCACGGAGGTCGTCGGCCTCGCGCACGCGGTCGCTGTCGTAGATCAGGACGTTGCGCTCCACGGAGGAGGCGTACGGGAAGTCGGCGAGGTCGGTGGTCCGTTCGACGAGCCCACGGAAGTCGGCGAGGTCACAGTCGCGCTCGGACAGCCAGGCCCGGCGGTGGACGGAGGTGAAGGACATCGGTGTCCTCTCGATGACAGGCTCGGTGACAGGGGCGACTCAGCGCTGCCATTCTTGTCATGACAATCCCGTCGAACAACCAGCAGCCGCCCATCAAAAACCCCTCAAGGAGCCGCCGTATGGGCCACCCCTTCCCGATCCGGGAAATAGCACGTCAGGCGGGCCTGAGCGAGGCCACGGTGGACCGGGTCCTGAACGGCAGGGGAGGGGTGCGCGAGAGCACCGCGCGGGAGGTCCGGCAGGCGATCGCCGATCTGGACCGGCAGCGCACCCAGGTCCGGCTGGTGGGCCGTACCTTCATGATCGACATGGTGGTGCAGGCGCCCGAGCGGTTCACCACCGCCGTACGCGCCGCCCTGGAGGCCGAGCTGCCGTCCCTGCACCCGGCCGTGGTGCGCTCACGCTTCCACTTCCGGGAGACCGGGCCGATGCCGGAGCTGACCCGGACGCTGGACCGCATCGCCCGGCGCGGCTCGCAGGGCGTGATCCTCAAGGCCCCGGACGTCCCCGAGGTCACCGCCGCCGTCGCCCGGCTCGCGGAGGCCGGCATCCCGGTGGTGACGCTGGTGACCGACCTGCCCTCCACCGCCCGCCTCGCCTATGTCGGCATCGACAACCGGGCCGCCGGGGCGACCGCCGCGTACCTCATGGGCCAGTGGCTCGGCGAACGCCCCGGCAATGTGCTCACCAGCCTCAGCAGCGGCTTCTTCCGCAACGAGGAGGAGCGTGAGATGGGCTTCCGCAGCGCCATGCGGACCCTCCATCCCGACCGCACACTCGTCGAGATCGCCGAGGGGCAGGGGCTGGACGCCACCCAGTACGACCTGGTCCGGGCCGCGCTGGAGCGTGACCCGGACATCCGTGCCGTCTACTCGATCGGCGGCGGCAACATCGCCACGCTGCGGGCCTTCGGGGACCTGGGCCGGGAGTGCGCGGTGTTCGTCGCGCACGACCTCGACCAGGACAACACCCGTCTGCTGCGCGAGCACCGCCTGTCCGCCGTCCTCCACCACGACCTGCGCCAGGACATGCGCGAGGCCTGCCACATCGTGATGCGGGCCCATGGTGCGCTGCCGCCGGCGGGACCCACGCTGCCGACGTCGATCCAGGTGGTGACGCCGTACAACATGCCCACGCCCATCGGGTGACGATCGAGGGCATGCGCCTGGCGTGTACACCGGCTCGACGGGTCCCGGCTCCCTACCGTCGTGCCCATGTGGAAATCGAACCCGGACGGCGGGCCCGAGCGGCTGGTGACGCTCGCCGACGGCGTGTTCGCCATCGCCATCACGCTGCTCGTCCTGGACTTCTACGTCCCACGGGGACTGGGCTCGGACGGGTACGACGACGCCCTGCACGAACTGATCCCGAACCTCGGTGCCTACGCGCTCAGCGTGCTGGTGCTCGGCGCCTTCTGGCGTGAACACCGCCGGATCTTCGGCTACGTCCGACAGGTCGACGGGCAGGTGATCACCCTGTCCATCGTGGGCCTGAGCATCGCGGCCCTGCTGCCCTTCCCCACCAAGCTCCTCTCCGAGTACGGCGGAGAGCCCGAGTCCGTCGCCATCTACGCGGCGGCGGTCGCCGCCCTCGGTGCCGCCGACCTCGCGGTGCTCCTCGTCCTGGTCCGGCGACCCTGGCTGCGCGGTGCGACGCAGCCGCCGGAGGGCTTCGGGCTCTTCGTGCTCGACCTCTCGGTGACGGTGGTCGTCTTCGTCGCCAGCGTCCCGCTCGCCCTGGCCTACGGCGAGACCGCCATGTGGCTCTGGCTGGTCATGGCCCCGGTCAAGGTGGCCATCGGCCGGCGGGCCCGAAGGGCGCGCTGATACCGGCCGTCACCCTCCCGCGGCCACGTCCACCCACGCGCCGCTCTCCGCCGAGCGCACCATCGCGTCCAGTACGGCGGCGCTGCGCACGGCGTCGTCGAGGGTGGCCCCCTGCGGGGTGCCCTCGGCGACCGAGCGCAGGAAGCGGTACGCCTCGACGACCTTGAGGTCGTCGTAGCCCATGGCGTTCGCCGCACCCGGCTGGAAGGCACCGAACTCGCCGGCGCCCGGGCCGACGTACACCGTGCTGACCGGCTGGTCCTGGTAGGCGGTGCCGCGGCTGATGCCGAGCTCGCCCATGCGACGGAAGTCCCAGAACACCGCGCCCTTGGTGCCGTGCACCTCGAAGCCGTAGTTGTTCTGCTCGCCGACCGAGACCCGGCAGGCCTCCAGCACGCCGCGGGCGCCGGAGGCGAAGCGCAGCAGACAGTTGACGTAGTCCTCGTTCTCGACGGGGCCGAGCTCCCCGGTGGCCAGGGTGTGCCCGGCGGTGGCGCCGGTCGGACGGGCCCGCTCCGGGACGAAGACCGCGGTGTCGGCGGTCAGCGAGGTGATGTCGCCGAGCAGGAAGCGGGCCAGGTCGGCGCCGTGCGAGGCGAGGTCGCCGAGGACTCCGCTGCCGCCGCGCTCGCGCTCGTAACGCCAGGTCAGGGCACCCTGCGGGTGAGCGGCGTAGTCACTGAAGAGGCGGATGCGGACATGCGTGACGGTGCCGATCTCACCGGCGGCGATCAGGTCGCGGGCGGTCTCGACGGCGGGCGCGTTGCGGTAGTTGAAGCCGACCGCGCTCTGTACGCCGGCCTTGGCGGCCGCGTCCGCCACCGCGCGGGCGTCCTCTGCGGTCAGGCCCACCGGCTTCTCGATCCAGATGTGCTTGCCGGCCTCGGCCATCGCGACGCCGATCGCGCGGTGCAGGAAGTTCGGGGCGGTGATGCTGACCGCCTGCACGCGGGGGTCGGCGGCCACGTCGCGCCAGTCGCGGGTCGCCGTGGCGAACCCGAACCGCGCGGCGGCCTCCTGGGCCCGCCCGGGCACCTCCTCGGCGACGGTCACCAGCTCCGGACGCAGGGGCAGCGCCGGGTAGTGGTGCGGGACGCGGGCGTACGCCTGGGTGTGCACCCGCCCCATCCAGCCGAATCCGACGACGGCGACGCCGAGCGTGTCCACCATTGCAGCCCCTCTTTGGACCGGTCCATTTCGTGTCGAGCTCACCTTGGGTGCGGCCCGGCACCGGTGTCAACCCCTGCCTTCGCCTTTGACAAGGCCCGGCACCGCGTGGAACGGTCCATGTCCATGAGAGCGCCGACGATCCGTGATGTGGCCGACCGGGCCGGCGTCTCCAAGTCACTGGTCTCGCTCGTGCTGCGCGGCTCGGACCAGGTGCGCCCGGAGAAGCGGGAGGCCGTCCTGCGGGCCGTACGCGAACTCGGCTACCGCCCGAACGCCGCCGCGCGCAGCCTCAGCGAGCAGCGCACCCGCACGGTCGGCGTCCTCCTGAACGACCTGCGCAACCCCTGGTTCGTCGACATGCTCGACGGCCTGAACTCACTCCTGCACGACAACGGCCTGCGCATGCTCCTGGCCGACGCCCGCCTCAACCGCCGTACCGGACAGGACCCGGCCGGCCCCTTCCTGGACCTCGGGGTGGACGGCCTGGTCGTGGTCGGCACACTGCCCGACCCCGCCGCGCTCGGCGCGGTCGCCGAACGCCTCCCGGTGGTGGTGGCGGGCGCGCGCGAGCCGCTGCTGCCCGGCGTGGACGTCGTCGCCAACGACGACGAGCGGGGCGCCCGGCTGGTCACCGAGCACCTGATCGGCCTCGGGCACCGGCGCATCGCGCACATCGCCGGCTACGGCGCGGTCGGTGAGCTGCGCCGGCGGAGCTTCGAGGCGACGATGCGGGCGCACGGCCTCGGGGCCGAGGCGGTCGTCGAGGCGAGCGACATGACCGAGGAGGGCGGCTACCGGACGACGGTCCGGCTGCTCAGCCGCGCGGACCGGCCGACCGCCGTCTTCGCCGTGAACGACATCGCCGCCATCGGTGCGCTGTCGGCCGCCGAGGAGTCGGGACTGCGGGTGCCGCGCGATCTCTCCGTCGTCGGCTACGACAACACCAGCATCGCCCGCCTGCGCCACGTGTGGCTCACCACGGTCGACAACGCCAGCCACGAGGTCGGCCGCCGCGCGGCCCGCTGTCTGCTCGACCGGTTCGAGGGCGGCGGGGGAGCGGGTGAAGTCCGCCTCGCCGTACCGACGTTGGAGATCCGGGGCTCGACGGCGCCCCCACTCCCCGCCGGTCCCTCGCTCACAGGTTGATCGCGTACGCCTTGCGCAGCGTCTCGTGCACCGTCCACGTCGTACGGTCGCCCTCGCGCAGTACGGCCATGTCGCCCGGCCCCACCGTCAGCGTCGGCCCGCCCTCGACCTCGATGGTGGCCGACCCGCTGACCACGACGAACAGCTCGTCGGCCTCGGTGTCGGTGACCACGCCCGGTGTGATCTGCCAGACGCCCCGCACCTGACGCCCGTCCTCCGACTCCCAGACGACCTTCCCGGTCACCTCGGGCGTCCCGGAGACGATCTGCTCGGGAGCGAGGGGCTCGGGTTCGAGCTCGGCGTCGGGGATGTAGAGAACGAAGCTGTGCGTCATGCGGACGACCCTAGCCGGGCGGAGCGGGGGACCGGCCTGGACAGAGTGTGGGGTGTCGGCGGGAGCGGGCGGACACTCCGTCGCGGCCGAACGAACAGCGGACAAAATTGTTGACAATTATGTTTGACTAGATTTACGTTCGACAGGCACTCACTCAGGGAGGGCACATGCCGAAAGAAGCCCGTCCGAGCACCGGGGAGCAGGCCAAGCAGCATGCGTTCGCGCAGTTGCGGCAGGCGATCCTGCACGGCGAGATGGCACCGGCGCAGCGGCTGGTGGAGAACGAGCTCGCCGAGCAGTTCGGTGTGACACGGGCCAGCATCCGTGCGGCGCTCATCGATCTGGAGGCTCAGGGACTGGTCGAGCGGATCCGCAACCGTGGCTCGCGGGTGCGGGTGGTGACCGTGGAGGAAGCGGTCGGCATCACCGAGTGCCGCATGGTCCTGGAGGGGCTCTGCGCGGCGAAGGCCGCCGTCGCGGCCAGCGACGAGCAGCTGACCCAGCTGGCGGACCTGGGCACGGCGATGACCAAGGCCGTGGCCGACGGCGAGCCGATGACGTACTCGGAGCTGAACCAGGAACTGCACGCCAGGATCCGGGAGTTCTCCGGCCAGCGCACGGCCGTGGAGCTGCTGGAGCGGCTCAACGCACAACTGGTGCGCCACCGCTTCCAGCTGGCGCTCAGGCCCGGCCGTCCGCAGCACTCCCTGAACGAGCATCTGGCCATGATCCAGACGATCCGGGCCAGGGACCCGCAGGCGGCCGAGGCGGCCGTCCGCGCCCACCTCACCAGCGTGATCGAGGCGCTGCGCGACTGAGTCCGACGAGTCGCCGCGCGGCTGAAGCGCACGGGGGGGCGGGCGCACACCTGTCACTCAAGGAGAACCTGCAATGACGCATGCCGATGCGCCCTCCCCCACGCTCGAACAACCTCGCGCGGGGGAACCCTCATCCCCGCCACGCTGCACCCTCGTCGTCACCGCGCACGCCGGGGACTTCGTGTGGCGGGCGGGCGGAGCGATCGCCCTGGCCGCCTCCCGGGGCGAGAAGGTCACCATCGCCTGCCTGACCTTCGGAGAGCGGGGCGAGTCCGTCATGGCCTGGCGCGAGGGCAGGAAGCTCGACGAGATCAAGGCGATACGCCGCGACGAGGCCGAGCGCGCCGCCGCCACCCTCGGCGCCGAGGTCCGCTTCTTCGACGCCGGTGACTACCCGCTCGTCGCCACCGCCGAGCTCACCGACCGGCTCGTCGCGGTCTATCGGGACACCCAGCCCGACGTCGTGCTCACCCACCCGACCGAGGACCCGTACAACGGCGACCACCCGGCCGCCAACCGCATGGCCCTGGAGGCCCGGGTCCTCGCCCAGGCCATCGGCTACCCGGGCGAGGGCGAGATCATCGGCGCCCCGCCGGTCTTCTACTTCGAGCCGCACCAGCCCGAGATGAGCGGCTTCAAGCCCGAGGTCCTGCTCGACATCACCGAGGTGTGGGAGACCAAGCGCAAGGCCATGGAGTGCCTCGGCGCCCAGCAGCACCTGTGGGACTACTACACCGACCTCGCCGTCCGCCGCGGCGTCCAGCTCAAGCGCAACGCCGGACCCAACCTGGGCCTGGCCCACAAGACCATGGCCGAGGCGTACATGCGCCCCTACCCGCAGATCGCGAAGGAGCTGGCATGAGCGGCGTGATCGTCACCAACCCGCCGAAGGCGGAGCTGAAGGACGTCGACGCGCTGGCCGGCTTCGGCGTGGCGACGGTGAGCGAGGCGATGGGGCGAACCGGCCTGCTGGGCCCCGGGATCCGTCCCGTCCAGCAGGGCGTACGGGTCGCGGGTACCGCCGTGACGGTGCTGAGCTGGCCCGGCGACAACCTCATGATCCACGCCGCCGTGGAGCAGTGCGGCGAGGGCGACATCCTCGTCGTCACCACCACCTCCCCGTCCACCGACGGCCTGTTCGGCGAGCTGTTCGCGACCGCCCTCCAGCAGCGCGGCGTGCGCGGCGTCGTCATCAACACCGGCATCCGTGACACCCAGGAGCTGCGCGACATGGGCTTCGCCGCCTGGTCCCGGGCGGTCAGCGCGCAGGGCACCGTCAAAGCCACCGGCGGCTCGGTGAACGTACCCGTCGCCATCGACGGCCAGGTCATCCGCCCCGGCGACGTGATCCTCGCCGACGACGACGGCGTGGTCGTCGTCCCCCGCGAACGGGCCCGCGAGACGGTCGGGAAGGCCGAGGCCCGCGAGGCCAAGGAGGCCGCCACGCGCGCCGCCTTCCTCGACGGGCAACTCGGCCTGGACCGCTACGGGTTGCGGGAGAAGCTCGTCCGGCTCGGCGTGACGTACACGTCCTACGACGAGTACGTCCGCGAGGAGGGCCGGCCGTGACCGGGCCCGTGGAGATCCGCTGCATGCTGATGCGCGGCGGCACCTCCAAGGGCGCCTACTTCCTGGCCGAGGACCTGCCCGCCGACCCCGCCGCCCGCGACGAGCTGTTGCTGCGGGTCATGGGCAGCCCGGACGAGCGGCAGATCGACGGCCTGGGCGGCGCCCACCCCCTCACCAGCAAGGTGGCCGTCGTGTCGCCCTCGACCGATCCGCGGGCCGACGTCGACTATCTCTTCCTCCAAGTCGCCGTCGAACAGTCGGAAGTGAGTGATCGTCAGAACTGCGGGAACATCCTCGCCGGCATCGGCCCGTTCGCCGTGGAGCGCGGGCTGGTCCCGGCGGGGGAGGAGGCGACCTCCGTACGGATCCGGATGGTCAACTCCGGCGACTTCGCCACGGCGACCTTCCCGACCCCGGGCGGCCGCGTCGACTACACCGGAGACGCCGAGATCTCGGGCGTGCCCGGCAGGGCAGCCCCGGTGGTGATCGAATTCCCGCCCGGTGCTGGGCAGTTGCTGCCCACCGGCAACGTCCGCGACATGATCGACGACATCCCGGTGACCTGTGTGGACAACGGCATGCCGACCGTCCTCGTCCAGGCCGCCGCCCTCAAGGTCACCGGCTACGAGTCGCCCAAGGGCCTGGAGGAGGACCTGGCGCTCGCCGACCGGATCCATGAACTCCGGCGGGCGGCGGGCCAGTTGATGGGACTCGGCGACGTCTCGGACGGCGCCGTCCCCAAGGTCACCCTCCTCGCCCCGCCCCGCCACGGCGGCGCGGTCACCACCCGCACCTTCATCCCGGTCCGCTGCCATACGTCCATCGGTGTGCTCGGGGCCGCCAGTGTCGCCGCCGGGCTGCGCGTCGAAGGCGGCGTCGGCGCCGACCTCGCGGAGCTGTCCGCCGACGGCGACCGCGTCCGCATCGAACACCCCACGGGATTCCTGGACATCGAGAGCGGCCTCGGCACCGACTCCGCAGGCCTTCCCACCGCCCGCCGCACCGCCGTCGTCCGTACGGCCCGCAAGATCTTCGACGGCACCGTCTTCCCCCGGTCCGCCGAGACGGCCCCACTCCCCGCGCCCACCCCCGGAGGCCCCCGATGACCCCGCCGCTCGGCGACATCGCCCACATCGGCCACGCCCAGCTGTTCACCCCGGACCTGGACGCCAGCGTCGCCTTCTTCACCGACTACCTGGGCCTCACCGTCAACGGTCAGGACGGTGGCACGGTCCATCTACGGACCTTCGACGACTACGAG containing:
- a CDS encoding Gfo/Idh/MocA family protein; the encoded protein is MTQRSHTLGVAVIGTGKMGADHVRRIQEVTSGARVTAVVDVDAERAKSVAARVDGCTAHTDPAAAMAAADVDAVIVASPGPAHEAALLTAFEHDLPVLCEKPLTPDAASALRVLEAEQKLGRRRVQVGFMRRYDAEYMKLKALLETGQLGRPLMLHNRHRNVASPPGWTSEMLINDSVTHEMDVTRWLLGHEITAVTVHAPTPSGNAPDAIRDPQFVVFETDGGAIVDVEIFVNCGFGYQVQAEVVCERGTARVGDGHAMVTHAAGRWGGIIAQDYIERFADAYDREVQAWVDATRRGEVTGPSAWDGYAVAAVCEAGVRALEEGGRVAVDLVDRPALYV
- a CDS encoding Gfo/Idh/MocA family protein; the encoded protein is MNDSGREPLRIGVLGAARITELSLVGPARTTGHRLVAVAARDRSRAEAFAVEHDVERVVDSYADLLADPEVEVVYNPLANGLHGPWNLAALAAGKHVLTEKPSASNAEEAAEVREAAAKAGTVFMEAFHYLFHPVTRRLHEIIESGELGELRRVETLVAIPAPGDWDPRWSLPLAGGALMDLGCYSLHAVRMLAPWVGGAPRLVSARGGERVGAPGVDEWLDAELEFPGGATASARCHMAYDELEMSCRIVGSAGEALAPNFVLPHHDDRVVVRTADGERTERLGTRSSYTYQLEALAAHIRRDAPLALDADDALATMSLIDESYRAAGFEPRPRTALAG
- a CDS encoding Gfo/Idh/MocA family oxidoreductase, producing the protein MRIGILGLGRIGAFHAETLSGLDAVDSLVVTDPFADAAKAAAERFGAEVVDSPEALLAAGVDGIVVAAATDAHPALILAGVEAGIPVFCEKPVAKTMSEGVQVLKAVQGTDVPIQIGYNRRFDTGFVNARAAVQSGELGKLHTVRSTTLDPAPPPAAYIAASGGIFRDCSVHDFDIIRWVTGREVTEVYAVGGNRGADYIKEAGDADTTGAILTLDDGTIAVVSNSRHNARGYDVRMEIHGFTDSIAVGLEDKLPLRSVEPGVTFPAGTPHDFFMDRFTAAYRAELTAFTEVVAGTRPSPCTIEDALEAGWIADACTLSLREHRPVTIEEVRQG
- a CDS encoding SDR family oxidoreductase; translation: MGLLDHKVVLVNGGSQGVGAAIARAAVREGAVVAVTGRRPEPGEALVAELAADGGKAMFVQADLSDAEQAKASVAEVVDAYGRIDCLVNSAGLTSRGTLLDTTPELFDQHIAINLKAPFFAMQAAVSDMVARKAPGTIVNIITSSAHGGQPFLAPYVSAKAGLIGLTRNAAHAHRWDRVRINGLNIGWTATEGEDATQKTFHGAADDWREQAAAKLPMGKLGQPDEIADFVVFLLSDRSGVVTGSVIDWDQNVLGGLD
- a CDS encoding phytanoyl-CoA dioxygenase family protein, giving the protein MSFTSVHRRAWLSERDCDLADFRGLVERTTDLADFPYASSVERNVLIYDSDRVREADDLRAVRAELVRALTEGPGIVVFQRAFPDPGTVDRLSTVFDALIAEQRASGADAGDHFAKPGANDRVWNALEKAALYDPEAFADYYANDILALVSAAWLGPGYQVTSQVNVVNPGGAAQTVHRDYHLGFLSNEVAAAYPAHVHVLSPVLTLQGAVAHCDMPVESGPTMYLPYSQRYEPGYLAWRLPEFQAYFEDHHVQLPLAKGDAAFFNPALFHAAGTNRSADIRRMANLLQVSSAFGRAMETVDREAVANAVYPVLLGRQSEGAGEAWTANVIAASAEGYPFPTNLDSDPPVAGLAPPSQADVIRRALRETWTPEALRDGLRAGAERRQS
- a CDS encoding LacI family DNA-binding transcriptional regulator; this encodes MGHPFPIREIARQAGLSEATVDRVLNGRGGVRESTAREVRQAIADLDRQRTQVRLVGRTFMIDMVVQAPERFTTAVRAALEAELPSLHPAVVRSRFHFRETGPMPELTRTLDRIARRGSQGVILKAPDVPEVTAAVARLAEAGIPVVTLVTDLPSTARLAYVGIDNRAAGATAAYLMGQWLGERPGNVLTSLSSGFFRNEEEREMGFRSAMRTLHPDRTLVEIAEGQGLDATQYDLVRAALERDPDIRAVYSIGGGNIATLRAFGDLGRECAVFVAHDLDQDNTRLLREHRLSAVLHHDLRQDMREACHIVMRAHGALPPAGPTLPTSIQVVTPYNMPTPIG
- a CDS encoding TMEM175 family protein gives rise to the protein MWKSNPDGGPERLVTLADGVFAIAITLLVLDFYVPRGLGSDGYDDALHELIPNLGAYALSVLVLGAFWREHRRIFGYVRQVDGQVITLSIVGLSIAALLPFPTKLLSEYGGEPESVAIYAAAVAALGAADLAVLLVLVRRPWLRGATQPPEGFGLFVLDLSVTVVVFVASVPLALAYGETAMWLWLVMAPVKVAIGRRARRAR